A stretch of Camelina sativa cultivar DH55 chromosome 18, Cs, whole genome shotgun sequence DNA encodes these proteins:
- the LOC104763048 gene encoding uncharacterized protein LOC104763048 codes for MSTQKTDVVQITTRFDDLACRLSANFKQLHNKFDALGSRIQVLTDKSASTSKRHESALAITLRSGRQLPPRTAPPHITEESNYLDGEDLREPPTPSQPPNHSPAKPDPAPGHPTRMDDWVDTPVSPPLTDKPGGEKQKERRFIPPPYKPPLPFPGRFRKKLLEKYKALFEKQMQGLELCMPLMDAFTLILPYQKFLKDAMMERIKQVQGMVILNHECSAIIQRTTAPKKLSDPGSFTLPCSIGPLPFGRCLCDLGASVNLIPLIVAKRLGFEKFKPTNIQLFLADRTTRLPSGVLEDFPIKIGPVDVPTDFVVLEMDVETRDPLILGRPFLATAGAMKDVRNGKIDLKLGEDLTMQFDILETMKSPQSRGKPSG; via the coding sequence ATGTCAACTCAGAAGACCGATGTCGTACAAATTACTACAAGATTCGATGATCTTGCATGCCGTTTATCAGCCAATTTCAAGCAACTACACAACAAGTTTGATGCCTTAGGCTCTCGAATTCAGGTGCTTACAGATAAATCGGCCTCAACTTCCAAACGTCATGAGTCTGCGCTTGCCATCACCCTACGGAGTGGACGCCAATTACCACCTCGGACGGCACCACCTCACATTACTGAGGAAAGCAATtatttagatggggaggatctcCGTGAACCGCCCACTCCTTCTCAACCACCAAACCATTCTCCAGCGAAACCCGACCCAGCACCCGGCCACCCTACTCGGATGGATGATTGGGTTGATACTCCAGTCAGTCCACCTCTTACAGACAAACCAGGAggagagaaacagaaagaaagacgATTCATCCCTCCACCTTACAAGCCACCCTTGCCATTTCCTGGACGATTTCGCAAGAAACTTCTTGAGAAGTACAAGGCATTGTTCGAAAAACAGATGCAGGGACTCGAGCTTTGCATGCCTCTAATGGACGCTTTCACTCTAATACTCCCTTACCAGAAATTCCTGAAAGATGCGATGATGGAACGGATCAAACAAGTTCAAGGGATGGTCATACTCAATCATGAGTGCAGTGCTATAATCCAGAGGACTACTGCGCCTAAAAAACTGAGCGACCCGGGTTCGTTCACTTTACCTTGCTCGATAGGACCTTTGCCATTCGGCAGATGTCTCTGTGACTTGGGGGCATCAGTCAACTTAATCCCTTTGATTGTAGCCAAACGTCTTggatttgagaaattcaaacccACCAACATCCAACTATTTCTGGCAGATCGAACCACAAGGTTGCCAAGTGGAGTATTGGAAGACTTTCCGATCAAGATAGGGCCGGTTGATGTTccaaccgactttgtggttTTGGAAATGGATGTAGAGACAAGGGATCCGCTTATCTTAGGacgaccattcttagccaccgCAGGAGCTATGAAAGATGTGAGGAACGGGAAGATAGATCTGAAGCTCGGGGAAGACCTCACTATGCAGTTTGATATTTTAGAAACCATGAAAAGCCCACAATCGCGGGGCAAACCTTCCGGGTAG